A section of the Streptomyces sp. V3I8 genome encodes:
- a CDS encoding serine/threonine-protein kinase: MSSHGGAQHGPDEPTSFALRPPQPPAAVPHPGNPYATPARVTPESQPQPQAQVELQPQPQAQAEPQPQADPQPQPHLEPQPPEPEPEPVHASHDSGAGRLIGGRYRLLDKLGHGGMGTVWRAQDETVDREVAVKEPRIPDHLPERERANVFERMRREARAAARLDHPAVVNVHDVAVVDGRPWIVMELVRGRSLGAALQEGTLGTREAARIGLQVLGALQAAHTAGILHRDVKPDNVLLGTDDRVVLTDFGIAQIEGETNLTDTGGFVGSPEFIAPERVLGQRPGPASDLWSLGVVLYAATEGVSPFRRSNTPATLQSVLNATPAAPNAAGGPLAEAIDGLLDKDPNRRPDAARVRALLEQAARPPRPAPTRVDPLPAPARGRAARLGRKAWLGIGGGVAAVVVAAAVTAYLVVADPFAGPLPDGWRKTDLKALGATVAVPEGYRRTVPKADAPENEHWVRFTDPSGALWVSLSLARKDEDASGEIASTASAEMYEDDAAYKQSGSYGLDMNSDPVPRSDASDVGYKGRKAARNTIVHSTTDTTDPRPRELQVFYYKATSGDMYKLMIGYPGKGDFTERGREVARTAIANLDIDRL; encoded by the coding sequence ATGAGCAGCCACGGGGGAGCCCAGCACGGACCCGACGAGCCGACGAGTTTCGCTCTGCGGCCACCGCAGCCGCCGGCTGCCGTACCGCACCCCGGGAACCCGTACGCCACGCCCGCCCGGGTGACGCCCGAGTCGCAACCGCAACCGCAGGCGCAAGTGGAACTGCAACCGCAACCGCAGGCGCAAGCGGAACCGCAACCGCAGGCGGACCCGCAGCCGCAGCCGCACCTTGAACCACAGCCGCCGGAGCCGGAGCCGGAGCCGGTACACGCCTCGCACGACTCCGGTGCGGGGCGGCTCATCGGGGGCCGGTACCGGCTGCTCGACAAGCTCGGCCACGGCGGGATGGGCACCGTGTGGCGGGCCCAGGACGAGACGGTGGACCGGGAGGTCGCGGTCAAGGAGCCGCGCATCCCCGACCACCTTCCCGAACGTGAACGGGCCAACGTCTTCGAGCGGATGCGCCGCGAGGCGCGCGCCGCGGCCCGGCTCGACCACCCGGCCGTCGTGAACGTCCACGACGTCGCCGTCGTGGACGGCCGGCCCTGGATCGTGATGGAGCTGGTCCGGGGACGCTCGCTCGGCGCCGCCCTCCAGGAGGGCACGCTCGGCACGCGTGAGGCGGCGAGAATCGGCCTCCAGGTGCTCGGCGCGCTGCAGGCCGCGCACACGGCGGGCATCCTGCACCGCGACGTCAAGCCGGACAACGTCCTGCTGGGCACCGACGACCGGGTCGTTCTCACCGACTTCGGCATCGCGCAGATCGAGGGCGAGACGAATCTGACCGACACGGGCGGCTTCGTCGGCTCGCCCGAGTTCATCGCCCCCGAAAGGGTGCTGGGGCAGCGGCCCGGCCCGGCGTCGGACCTCTGGTCGCTGGGCGTGGTCCTGTACGCGGCCACGGAGGGCGTGTCGCCGTTCCGCCGCAGCAACACGCCGGCGACGCTCCAGTCCGTCCTCAACGCCACGCCGGCCGCGCCCAACGCGGCCGGCGGACCGCTCGCCGAGGCCATCGACGGCCTCCTGGACAAGGACCCGAACCGCCGTCCGGACGCGGCGCGGGTGCGCGCGCTCCTGGAGCAGGCCGCCCGGCCGCCCCGGCCGGCGCCCACGCGGGTCGACCCGCTGCCGGCGCCCGCCCGGGGCAGGGCGGCCCGTCTCGGCCGCAAGGCGTGGCTCGGCATCGGCGGCGGCGTCGCCGCCGTGGTCGTCGCGGCGGCGGTGACGGCGTACCTGGTGGTCGCGGACCCGTTCGCGGGCCCCCTGCCCGACGGCTGGCGGAAGACGGACCTGAAGGCCCTGGGCGCGACGGTGGCCGTACCGGAGGGGTACCGGAGGACCGTGCCGAAGGCCGACGCGCCCGAGAACGAACACTGGGTCCGGTTCACCGACCCGAGCGGCGCCCTCTGGGTCAGCCTCTCGCTGGCCAGGAAGGACGAGGACGCCTCGGGCGAGATCGCCTCGACGGCTTCGGCGGAGATGTACGAGGACGACGCCGCCTACAAGCAGAGCGGCTCCTACGGCCTGGACATGAACTCCGACCCCGTGCCCAGGAGCGACGCGAGCGACGTCGGGTACAAGGGCCGCAAGGCCGCCAGGAACACGATCGTCCACTCCACCACGGACACCACCGACCCGCGGCCGCGCGAGCTCCAGGTCTTCTACTACAAGGCCACGTCCGGCGACATGTACAAGCTCATGATCGGCTATCCGGGCAAGGGCGACTTCACCGAGCGCGGCCGCGAGGTCGCGAGGACGGCCATCGCGAACCTCGACATCGACCGTCTGTGA
- a CDS encoding serine/threonine-protein kinase: MGTQGERPEDNVRVIAGRYRLGARLGRGGMGVVWQATDQLLARQVAVKELAVDTSLSAEESRLQRERTLREARAIAQLRHPHIIVVHDVVEQDERPYIVMDLLEGGSLADRISRDGPVGAVETARMGIDLLGALRKAHGAGVLHRDLKPGNVLLNLDGRAILTDFGTAQVAGATTVTESGSFVGSPEYTAPERMSGVRTGPESDLWSLGALLCTALSGESPFRRDSLSGILHAVVIDDIHPPPAAAPLLPVILGLLERDPERRLDAVEAERLLRVFLATGHMPPASPGHVPDHRDATGRSPGTPAPPVPEPAVRLPLRPAFAVRSSMRNALIAAALVAAMAVAGVSAAALLMGDDGNGLTPPTGPAPSSRTAAATTGTGSRPSASASRTVPTGYRLVRDAEGFSFAVPVGFTREVQGERVYYLSAAKTFRIGVKVSDPEPDGPLAVLQRAAAEGPDTYPGYRDGRVTDTTRSGRPAALWEFTWNGFSKAEGARHLYDLCWEERGRMYDVLVSAPVGQARQAREYFDVAVDTFVRSRP, from the coding sequence ATGGGGACCCAGGGGGAGAGACCCGAGGACAACGTCCGCGTCATCGCGGGCCGTTACCGCCTGGGAGCCAGACTCGGCCGGGGTGGCATGGGCGTCGTGTGGCAGGCCACGGACCAGTTGCTCGCCCGGCAGGTCGCGGTCAAGGAACTCGCCGTGGACACCTCGCTCTCGGCGGAGGAGTCCCGGCTGCAGCGCGAACGCACCCTGCGGGAGGCGCGCGCCATCGCGCAGCTGCGGCACCCGCACATCATCGTCGTGCACGACGTCGTCGAGCAGGACGAACGCCCGTACATCGTCATGGACCTGCTCGAAGGCGGCTCGCTCGCAGACCGCATCTCCCGGGACGGGCCCGTCGGCGCCGTCGAGACCGCCCGGATGGGCATCGACCTGCTCGGCGCGCTGCGCAAGGCGCACGGCGCCGGTGTCCTGCACCGCGACCTGAAGCCCGGGAACGTGCTCCTCAACCTGGACGGCAGGGCGATCCTCACCGACTTCGGGACCGCGCAGGTCGCGGGCGCGACGACGGTCACCGAGAGCGGCTCGTTCGTGGGGTCGCCCGAGTACACCGCGCCCGAGCGGATGTCGGGCGTCAGGACCGGGCCCGAGTCCGACCTGTGGTCGCTCGGCGCGCTGCTCTGCACGGCGCTCAGCGGTGAGTCCCCGTTCCGGCGCGACTCGCTGAGCGGCATCCTGCACGCGGTCGTGATCGACGACATACATCCGCCCCCGGCCGCCGCGCCCCTGCTCCCCGTCATCCTGGGCCTCCTCGAACGCGACCCCGAACGGCGGCTCGACGCGGTGGAGGCGGAGCGGCTGCTGCGGGTGTTCCTGGCCACGGGCCACATGCCGCCGGCCTCGCCCGGTCACGTGCCGGACCACCGGGACGCCACCGGACGGAGCCCCGGCACGCCCGCGCCGCCGGTCCCGGAACCGGCCGTGCGCCTCCCGCTGCGGCCGGCCTTCGCCGTCCGCTCCTCCATGCGCAACGCGCTGATCGCGGCCGCCCTGGTGGCGGCGATGGCCGTGGCGGGTGTCTCGGCGGCCGCGCTGCTGATGGGCGACGACGGCAACGGGCTCACCCCGCCGACGGGCCCGGCCCCCTCGTCCCGTACGGCCGCCGCGACCACCGGCACCGGCTCCCGGCCGTCGGCCTCCGCGAGCCGGACCGTGCCCACGGGATACCGCCTCGTCCGCGACGCGGAGGGGTTCTCCTTCGCGGTCCCCGTGGGCTTCACCCGTGAGGTGCAGGGCGAACGCGTCTACTACCTGTCGGCGGCGAAGACCTTCCGCATCGGCGTCAAGGTGTCCGACCCCGAGCCGGACGGCCCGCTCGCGGTGCTGCAGCGCGCCGCCGCCGAGGGGCCGGACACCTATCCCGGGTACCGCGACGGCCGGGTCACGGACACCACCCGCTCCGGACGCCCCGCCGCACTCTGGGAGTTCACCTGGAACGGCTTCAGCAAGGCGGAGGGCGCGCGGCACCTCTACGACCTGTGCTGGGAGGAGAGGGGCCGGATGTACGACGTGCTGGTGTCGGCGCCCGTCGGCCAGGCGCGCCAGGCGCGGGAGTACTTCGACGTGGCCGTCGACACGTTCGTCCGGTCGCGCCCATGA